In Rana temporaria chromosome 3, aRanTem1.1, whole genome shotgun sequence, a single window of DNA contains:
- the LOC120930939 gene encoding mucin-17-like, translating to MTGPQCFCPALDKYMYTKSDCTGSILKDALYGGVGAAIGVLVIIICTVLFLLYRSKTSNKDREAILNGGDQWFEEDKNDEWTNNIDIDDGNQEWQGASRRNFRPILENVNTQMEVKIKRPEIYPPLYYSSC from the exons tTGCCCAGCATTGGACAAGTATATGTACACAAAATCAGACTGTACAGGCTCAATTCTTAAGGATGCTTTATATGGCGGCGTGGGAGCAGCCATTGGTGTCTTGGTCATCATCATTTGCACTGTACTATTCCTCCTGTACAGATCGAAAACATCAAACAAGGACAG GGAGGCAATCCTAAATGGGGGTGACCAGTGGTTTGAAGAAGACAAAAATGATGAATGGACTAACAACATTGACATAGATGATGGAAATCAAGAATGGCAAG GTGCTTCCAGGAGGAACTTTAGACCAATCTTGGAAAACGTCAACACACAAATGGAG GTGAAGATCAAAAGACCAGAGATTTACCCACCCCTGTATTACAGCTCATGTTGA